A section of the Gloeocapsa sp. DLM2.Bin57 genome encodes:
- a CDS encoding [FeFe] hydrogenase H-cluster radical SAM maturase HydE — MKLVKTEEVYDLKYLTKREIIELLKAQGKLQQDLFKRAREIRLDQVKMRGIIDISTDSEDRNCYYLDHQAIIAIAKQIKAANLDTIVLQSRHNLEWNSLLEEVIPVIKNELNLNIILSLGERNKEVYQKYAKLGVNSFALDFGTSNPILAANVFQTPLRQRLRCLNFLQQLGLKVETGNIVGLPGQTLENIAEDILLTLEIQPSVINCVPFVNDYNSQEEINLVLNTIAIYRLGLKKSLITSANALEQLKLDGKLMGINAGANLLNINFTPAQFGKQYAIHSRQRLVIGLEQAVDTLQRAGLKSA; from the coding sequence ATGAAATTAGTTAAAACAGAAGAAGTTTATGATCTGAAATACTTAACAAAAAGAGAAATTATCGAACTTTTAAAAGCCCAAGGAAAGTTACAACAAGATTTATTTAAAAGAGCCAGGGAAATCAGATTAGATCAAGTAAAAATGCGGGGTATCATCGATATTTCTACCGATAGTGAGGACAGAAATTGCTATTATCTAGATCATCAAGCGATTATAGCGATCGCTAAACAAATAAAAGCAGCCAATTTAGATACAATTGTTTTACAATCAAGACATAACCTAGAATGGAATAGTCTTTTAGAAGAAGTTATTCCAGTTATCAAAAACGAACTAAATTTAAACATAATATTATCTCTAGGAGAGAGAAATAAAGAAGTTTATCAAAAATACGCTAAACTAGGAGTAAACTCATTTGCGCTAGATTTTGGCACATCTAACCCCATTTTAGCAGCTAACGTTTTCCAAACTCCCCTAAGACAAAGACTACGTTGTCTGAATTTCTTACAACAATTGGGGTTAAAAGTTGAAACAGGAAATATAGTAGGATTACCTGGACAAACCCTAGAAAATATAGCAGAAGATATTTTATTAACCCTAGAAATTCAACCCAGTGTGATTAATTGTGTACCATTTGTTAATGACTATAATAGCCAAGAAGAAATAAACTTAGTTTTAAATACAATTGCTATTTATCGTTTAGGGTTGAAAAAGAGTCTAATTACCTCAGCAAATGCTTTAGAACAATTAAAATTAGATGGGAAATTAATGGGAATAAATGCAGGAGCAAATTTATTAAATATTAACTTTACTCCCGCTCAATTTGGTAAACAATATGCAATTCATTCCCGTCAAAGACTAGTAATTGGATTAGAGCAAGCAGTAGATACACTACAAAGAGCAGGGTTAAAATCAGCTTAA
- a CDS encoding FkbM family methyltransferase, which yields MAEQIELKLRVLHELLYEVSNFPDLITPYTNFVRSLRERYHPVGVKDIRQAQLNSGLQCYVDLGDRLGADIYYSYYQEYFDSQLLLSLIHRKATVLDIGANFGYYSLIAATKLTEAGMVIAFEPNPYAYELLQENITLNHLNNIIQAHQICLGGMEGETDFYLTEESSFSGIGATGRAKIKEKITIPIYPLDAFLSKLEISSVDVVKIDVEGYEFAVLAGALQTLANSPDCVIMLEVSAKNLNQERRDALIKVLDTLYTQGMGGWLITAEGLTPLQNPLRIDKIGAVNLFLTYTNSPRTQELQDNYQELRRCAFQGIAPELLLSPEKLLDRNLKDPLGYAQLHSALLNACLRDRHSTIAAQQEEIYQLKNQISRLEAQKQYLETSSLSSLILRKIKQKLS from the coding sequence ATGGCTGAACAAATAGAATTGAAGCTGCGCGTGCTTCATGAGCTTTTGTACGAGGTTAGTAATTTCCCCGACTTGATTACCCCCTATACTAATTTTGTTCGCTCACTCCGAGAGCGTTATCATCCTGTGGGTGTTAAAGATATTCGTCAAGCTCAATTAAATTCGGGTTTACAATGTTATGTAGATTTAGGCGATCGCCTCGGAGCAGATATCTACTATAGTTATTATCAAGAATATTTTGACTCTCAATTATTACTGAGCTTAATTCATCGGAAAGCTACAGTTTTAGATATTGGCGCTAATTTCGGTTACTATAGTCTGATTGCTGCTACTAAGCTAACTGAAGCTGGTATGGTTATCGCTTTTGAACCTAATCCTTATGCTTATGAGCTTTTACAAGAAAATATCACCCTTAATCATTTAAATAATATCATACAGGCTCATCAAATTTGTTTAGGTGGGATGGAGGGTGAAACAGATTTTTATCTGACTGAAGAATCTTCTTTTAGTGGTATTGGTGCTACGGGAAGAGCGAAAATCAAAGAGAAAATCACTATACCTATTTATCCTCTCGATGCTTTTTTAAGCAAATTAGAGATATCTTCTGTTGATGTGGTTAAAATCGATGTGGAAGGTTATGAATTCGCTGTTTTAGCAGGTGCTTTACAAACTTTAGCTAATTCTCCTGATTGTGTCATTATGTTAGAGGTTTCCGCCAAAAATCTCAATCAAGAGCGTCGCGATGCTTTAATTAAGGTATTAGATACTCTTTACACTCAGGGTATGGGGGGTTGGTTAATTACTGCTGAAGGGTTAACCCCCCTACAAAATCCCCTCAGAATCGATAAAATTGGCGCGGTGAATCTGTTTTTAACTTATACTAATTCACCACGCACTCAAGAATTACAAGATAATTATCAAGAATTGCGTCGCTGTGCTTTTCAAGGTATCGCACCGGAATTGCTTCTCTCTCCCGAAAAACTTTTAGATCGTAATCTTAAAGATCCTCTCGGATACGCACAATTACATAGTGCTCTACTTAACGCTTGTTTACGCGATCGCCATTCTACTATTGCAGCTCAACAAGAGGAAATTTACCAGCTTAAAAACCAGATTTCTCGCTTGGAAGCTCAAAAACAGTATCTAGAAACTTCCTCTCTCTCTAGTTTGATTTTACGCAAAATTAAGCAGAAATTAAGCTGA
- a CDS encoding DNA-binding response regulator — protein MKNRVERNLISILIVEGNPHLRSLLGWHLQQAGYLIHHCATIQQARQFLTNSQPTLTILDSDLPDGDGIEFCNWLYQEEKSLILILSARINEKDIVKGLRAGADDYLRKPFGMQEFTARVEALIRRQRANNAPLALEYGLLKIDLVHRSVEFQGELVELTPQEFSLLYVLAQAQGNALSRSELLQRAWPDAIDNPRTIDTHVLSLRKKIEIDPRQPSIIQTVRNVGYRFNPDAINLQAMIQPNFSSVT, from the coding sequence ATAAAAAATAGGGTTGAGAGAAATTTGATATCAATTCTAATTGTAGAAGGAAATCCTCATCTGCGCTCGCTCCTAGGATGGCATCTACAGCAAGCGGGTTATCTAATACATCACTGTGCAACTATTCAACAAGCAAGACAATTTTTAACTAATAGTCAACCAACCTTGACCATTTTAGACTCAGATTTACCTGATGGGGATGGCATAGAATTCTGTAATTGGCTATACCAGGAAGAAAAGTCACTAATCTTGATTTTATCAGCACGTATTAACGAAAAAGATATAGTTAAAGGTTTAAGAGCAGGAGCAGATGATTATCTGCGTAAACCCTTTGGGATGCAAGAATTTACCGCTAGGGTAGAAGCTTTAATTAGACGTCAACGCGCCAATAATGCTCCTTTAGCTCTAGAATACGGCTTATTAAAAATCGATTTAGTACATCGCAGTGTAGAATTTCAAGGAGAATTAGTAGAATTAACCCCCCAAGAATTTAGTTTACTCTATGTACTCGCTCAAGCTCAAGGTAATGCACTAAGTCGCTCAGAATTACTACAAAGAGCCTGGCCCGATGCGATCGATAATCCACGCACCATTGATACTCATGTACTCTCTTTGCGTAAAAAAATCGAAATTGACCCCCGACAACCTAGTATTATTCAAACAGTGCGTAACGTGGGTTATCGTTTTAATCCTGATGCGATTAACCTACAAGCGATGATTCAACCTAATTTCTCTTCAGTAACTTGA
- a CDS encoding MFS transporter, translated as MSLTFQQRLNQAQLTRPMWLLWLLSAGLIALDGFDFFIIGVALPLIEKDFGINASQTGALAVAAIAGSLLGSLTLGAITDKIGRQLMLIIDIGIFLVASLGTALAWNITSLIAFRFLVGIAIGADYPISVAYITENVPERLRGKMVISAFSFQAVGALLGALVGIAVIWSFGKIYPNPEPLLHYGWRWMLGVGLLLAILVAILRFQFLLESPSYYITRGEYGQASQAASILLNESIEITPESDPIETKSPLNYSALFSADYRRQTLLVTIPWFLQDIATYGIGIFTPVIITVLAFAEQTDLSTQTINGAIGSAFVDLFLILGFILAIAFVDILGRIPLQIIGFLGMALGLAILAIASLSATVNIWLVFTGFIIFNLLMNAGPNSTTFLLSGEVFPTAIRASGAGLAAAIAKAGAILGTYTIPVLKESLGVSNLLLILSVICILAAVLTYLFAHPELGIALRTRQEARDARERGVERGE; from the coding sequence TGATTTCTTTATTATTGGTGTGGCGCTTCCTTTGATTGAAAAGGATTTTGGCATTAATGCTAGTCAAACTGGTGCTTTAGCGGTAGCGGCGATCGCAGGCTCTTTGCTTGGCTCTCTGACTCTCGGTGCAATTACTGATAAAATAGGACGTCAGTTAATGCTGATTATCGATATCGGTATTTTCCTGGTTGCGTCTTTGGGAACTGCTTTAGCTTGGAATATTACTTCGTTAATCGCTTTTCGTTTTTTGGTGGGGATAGCGATTGGTGCTGATTATCCCATTAGTGTAGCCTATATCACGGAAAATGTCCCCGAACGCTTGAGGGGAAAAATGGTGATCAGCGCTTTTAGTTTCCAAGCGGTGGGAGCATTATTAGGCGCTTTGGTAGGTATTGCTGTAATTTGGAGTTTTGGTAAAATTTATCCCAATCCTGAGCCTTTATTACATTATGGTTGGCGTTGGATGTTGGGAGTAGGTTTATTATTAGCTATCTTAGTAGCGATATTGCGTTTTCAGTTTCTCTTAGAGAGTCCTAGTTATTATATCACGCGGGGTGAATATGGGCAAGCTTCCCAAGCTGCTTCTATTTTACTGAATGAGTCGATAGAAATTACTCCCGAAAGCGATCCGATTGAGACTAAATCTCCTCTTAATTACAGTGCTTTATTTAGTGCTGATTATCGTCGTCAAACTTTATTAGTGACTATTCCTTGGTTTTTACAGGATATCGCTACCTATGGAATTGGTATTTTTACACCAGTTATTATTACTGTTTTGGCTTTTGCTGAGCAGACAGATTTGAGTACACAAACGATTAATGGTGCGATTGGTTCAGCTTTTGTGGATTTATTTCTGATTCTGGGGTTTATTTTGGCGATCGCTTTTGTCGATATTTTGGGGCGTATTCCTCTACAGATTATCGGTTTTTTGGGTATGGCGTTAGGATTGGCTATCTTGGCGATCGCTAGTTTAAGTGCTACGGTGAATATCTGGTTAGTCTTTACGGGTTTTATTATTTTTAACCTGTTGATGAATGCGGGTCCTAATTCCACTACTTTTTTACTGTCAGGGGAAGTTTTCCCTACTGCTATTCGCGCTAGTGGTGCGGGTTTAGCTGCGGCGATCGCTAAAGCGGGAGCGATTTTAGGTACTTATACTATCCCTGTGCTGAAAGAGTCTCTCGGTGTAAGTAATTTATTATTGATTCTCTCTGTTATCTGTATTTTGGCTGCTGTATTAACTTATCTTTTTGCTCATCCTGAATTAGGTATAGCGCTACGCACAAGGCAAGAGGCAAGAGATGCAAGAGAGAGGGGAGTAGAGAGAGGGGAGTAG